The DNA sequence GGCACGGATACGTCCGCGAGCACGGCACGCCGTGCGGTCACCGTCTCGCCGCCGGCCGTACCCACCCCCCTGGCCCGTCCGGCACGGACGATCACCCGGTCGACGCGCTGTCCGCAGCGCAGCACCCCACCGCGCGTCCGCAGCCGCTGGACCAGGGCCGCGACCAGGGCGCCCGAGCCGCCGACCGGCACCGGAAAGCCGTAGGTCTGGCCGAGCATGGACATCAGCCACCCGAATCCGCCGCTGCCCGCGGCCTCCGGAGCGAGGTCGGCGTGCAGAGCGTTGCCCGCCAGGAGGAGCCCGCCGCCCTCGCCGCGGAATTCCTCCTCCGCCAGGCGCCGCACCGGCAGCACCATGGTGCGGGCCATCCGCAGCCCGCCCGCGCCCCGCAGCCGGACGAAGAGCCGGGCCACCGCCCTGACCGGGGGAAACGGGGTGAACAGGGCGTCCAGCACATCCGGCCGGAGACCGTCCCACATCTCGTGCAACCGGCGCCAGGCGACCCCGTCCCCCGCCGCGAAGGCATCGAGGGAGTCGGCCGTGATGTCGATCGCGCGGTCGAGCACCACGCACCTGCCGTCGCCCAAGGGGTGGGCCAGCACATGCGGCGCATGGCTCCACCGCAGTCCGTGCTCCTCCAGCCGGAGCCCGGCCATGACGGGGGACGCGGCGGCGAGCGGATAGAAGGAGCTGAAGACGTCGTGGACGAAGTCGGGATCGACGCCGCTGTCGTGGCGCACGGCCCCGCCGGGTTCCGGCTGCTCCTCCAGCACCTCCACGCTCCAGCCCGCGTCGGCCAGCACATTGGCCGCCACCAGTCCGTTGGGTCCGGCCCCGATCACCACCGCGTCAGCCACGGCCGCCTCCCGTCCCGGGGAGCCGGCCGGCCGGATGCGGGGCGGGGCCGGTCCCGCGCCCGGCGGCTTCGACCTCGCACACCTTGGCCAGCCGGGCGAGCATCGTCCGGTGCCGCAGCTGGATCAGCGCCTCCATGCCCATGTTGTGGAGCACACCGCCCGCCCCCTGGAGCGGATGCTCGTCCACGATCACCAGGCAGTGCTCGCCCCAGGGCCGCAGCTCGATGGCGATCCGCGCCGTGCCCAGGAAGCCCGCATGGGCCTCGAGCTCCACCGCGGCTCCCTCTTCGCAGCGCCGTACGACGGTCTCGTTGGTGAGCCGAAGCGGGCCCAGCCGTACCTCGTAGTCGATGACCGAGTCCTTCCCCGGCCAGTCGCCCCGTACCGGCTGGGACGTCGAGGTCCCCACCACCCACTCGCCGTACCGGCTGCCGTCCGCGAGGACGGCCCACACGGTCTGCGGGCTGGTCTTGATCAGACGATGACGTCGTGCCATACGCCCCTCCGATACGCGCCTCCGCGGCCGGAACCGGCATCGCCGGACACCACCGGGTCCCCGCCGTGCCGCGGGTCAACCAGGACGCGTACGGAGAGTGCC is a window from the Streptomyces luomodiensis genome containing:
- a CDS encoding phytoene desaturase family protein codes for the protein MADAVVIGAGPNGLVAANVLADAGWSVEVLEEQPEPGGAVRHDSGVDPDFVHDVFSSFYPLAAASPVMAGLRLEEHGLRWSHAPHVLAHPLGDGRCVVLDRAIDITADSLDAFAAGDGVAWRRLHEMWDGLRPDVLDALFTPFPPVRAVARLFVRLRGAGGLRMARTMVLPVRRLAEEEFRGEGGGLLLAGNALHADLAPEAAGSGGFGWLMSMLGQTYGFPVPVGGSGALVAALVQRLRTRGGVLRCGQRVDRVIVRAGRARGVGTAGGETVTARRAVLADVSVPVLYGELVDAEHLPSPLLSDLRRFQWDFATFKVDWALGGPVPWQAEGAARAGTVHLADGLDELTRFAAQIAMRQVPDRPFALFGQMTTADPARSPRGTESAWAYTHVPHRIAADAAEEGLTGAWDTREQEIMADRVERQVERFAPGFRSLIRSRRILAPPTLQSLDSNLFGGALNGGTTNLHQQLVFRPLPGTGRPETPVGGLFLASAGAHPGGGVHGAPGANAARAALRRHRPPGLARAQRLLARRDRLGRRPPPGG
- a CDS encoding SRPBCC family protein; this encodes MARRHRLIKTSPQTVWAVLADGSRYGEWVVGTSTSQPVRGDWPGKDSVIDYEVRLGPLRLTNETVVRRCEEGAAVELEAHAGFLGTARIAIELRPWGEHCLVIVDEHPLQGAGGVLHNMGMEALIQLRHRTMLARLAKVCEVEAAGRGTGPAPHPAGRLPGTGGGRG